From Myxococcota bacterium, one genomic window encodes:
- a CDS encoding gamma-glutamyltransferase: MSERPTPTLLGHGGAVSAGHHLAAQIGATMLAEGGNAADAACAMGFALQVLEPTMNGPAGEVPILFYSAREDRVYAISGQGTAPAAATRARFTELGIDPIPGDGLLAATVPAALDAWCLLLARFGTRRLEDVLAPARGLALRGFPMYRFLRSVLSFLEPRFRSEWPTSAAVYLPLRALGEAQTNPALGAFLESLVAAERAAPGSRETKIRAARDSFYRGRPAEELERFLARPVRDASGRAHAGLLCADDLARYEGAVEEPVTAEYRGARVWKCGPWTQGPVFLQQLRLLEGFDLSASGHNTADSLHTLAECAKLAFADREACYGDPRFADVPLLELLSTPYTEKRRALVDPARASDALRPGRGRLPAGWPRIAGAPAPAQEPQAQAAARGRGDTTHLDAVDREGNVVAATPSGGWIPSSPVVPALGFPVGTRAQMFVLDPEHPNCLAPGKRPRTTLTPSLARLPDGRMAAFGTPGGDQQDQWTLQFFLNVIDFGARDLQAAIDAPTVHSHHMPDSFYPRTSQPGVLAAESRIAEAALAELERRGHRVRRSGPWEHGRVLAVARDPRNGLCEAAASPRFAVAAAAALA; the protein is encoded by the coding sequence ACCACCTGGCGGCGCAGATCGGCGCGACGATGCTGGCCGAGGGCGGCAACGCCGCCGACGCCGCGTGCGCGATGGGCTTCGCGCTGCAGGTGCTCGAGCCCACCATGAACGGGCCCGCGGGTGAGGTGCCGATCCTGTTCTACTCGGCGCGCGAGGACCGCGTGTACGCGATCTCGGGTCAGGGCACGGCGCCGGCCGCCGCGACGCGCGCGCGCTTCACCGAGCTCGGCATCGACCCGATCCCCGGCGACGGCCTGCTCGCGGCCACGGTGCCCGCGGCGCTCGACGCGTGGTGTCTCCTGCTGGCGCGCTTCGGCACCCGGCGCCTCGAGGACGTGCTCGCGCCGGCACGCGGGCTCGCGCTGCGCGGCTTCCCGATGTACCGCTTCCTGCGCTCGGTGCTGTCGTTCCTGGAGCCGCGTTTCCGCAGCGAGTGGCCCACGAGCGCCGCCGTGTATCTGCCGCTGCGCGCGCTCGGCGAGGCGCAGACCAACCCGGCGCTCGGCGCGTTCCTCGAGTCACTGGTCGCGGCCGAGCGCGCGGCGCCGGGCTCGCGCGAGACGAAGATCCGCGCGGCGCGCGACTCGTTCTACCGCGGCCGGCCCGCCGAGGAGCTGGAGCGCTTCCTGGCCCGGCCGGTGCGCGACGCCAGCGGGCGCGCGCACGCGGGGCTGTTGTGCGCGGACGACCTGGCGCGCTACGAGGGTGCGGTCGAGGAGCCGGTGACCGCCGAGTATCGCGGCGCGCGCGTGTGGAAGTGCGGGCCGTGGACGCAAGGCCCCGTGTTCCTGCAGCAGCTGCGGCTGCTCGAGGGCTTCGACCTCTCCGCCTCGGGTCACAATACGGCCGACTCGCTGCACACGCTCGCCGAGTGCGCCAAGCTCGCGTTCGCCGACCGCGAGGCCTGCTACGGCGACCCGCGCTTCGCCGACGTGCCGCTTCTCGAGCTGCTCTCCACGCCCTACACCGAAAAGCGTCGGGCGCTGGTCGACCCCGCGCGCGCCTCCGACGCGCTGCGGCCCGGCCGCGGGCGGCTGCCCGCCGGCTGGCCGCGCATCGCCGGCGCGCCCGCGCCCGCGCAGGAGCCGCAGGCGCAGGCCGCGGCGCGAGGCCGCGGAGACACCACGCACCTCGACGCCGTCGACCGCGAGGGCAACGTGGTGGCCGCCACGCCGTCGGGCGGCTGGATCCCCTCGTCGCCGGTCGTGCCGGCGCTCGGCTTTCCCGTGGGCACGCGCGCGCAGATGTTCGTGCTCGACCCGGAGCACCCCAACTGTCTGGCGCCGGGCAAGCGCCCGCGCACCACGCTCACTCCGTCGCTGGCGCGCCTGCCCGACGGGCGCATGGCCGCGTTCGGCACGCCCGGCGGCGACCAGCAGGACCAGTGGACCCTGCAGTTCTTCCTGAACGTGATCGACTTCGGCGCGCGCGACCTGCAGGCCGCGATCGACGCGCCGACGGTGCACTCGCACCACATGCCCGACTCGTTCTACCCGCGCACGTCGCAGCCCGGCGTGCTCGCCGCCGAGTCACGCATCGCCGAGGCCGCGCTCGCCGAGCTCGAGCGGCGCGGGCACCGGGTGCGGCGCAGCGGACCGTGGGAGCACGGCCGCGTGCTGGCGGTGGCGCGCGACCCCAGGAACGGTCTGTGCGAGGCCGCCGCGTCGCCGCGCTTCGCGGTAGCGGCCGCGGCCGCGCTGGCCTGA
- a CDS encoding GGDEF domain-containing protein, whose protein sequence is MAGRGLDAALRSLIGALDSGEVSRRALRAMLGLAGARAGEVALRMPDGSERVTARRGRAREDAAFWTVPLRAGGVVLGELRVRGERPRAAARRRELLALGAAASAALAAALTHEAVLRRADLDPLTGLANRGRLFEALAHELTRAERYGRALSLVMFDVDGLKRVNDRFGHPAGDQVLVDAGRLVTERSRASDTAARYGGDELVLVLPETPRAGALAVAEKIRASIEALRAGPAQVTVSAGVATAPEDGRVAAQLLAAADARLYAAKASGGNRVAAES, encoded by the coding sequence ATGGCGGGGCGCGGGCTCGACGCGGCGCTGCGCAGCTTGATCGGCGCGCTGGACTCCGGCGAAGTGAGTCGCCGGGCGCTGCGGGCCATGCTGGGCCTCGCGGGCGCCCGCGCCGGCGAAGTGGCGCTCCGCATGCCGGACGGCTCCGAGCGTGTCACTGCGCGCCGGGGCAGGGCCCGGGAGGATGCGGCCTTCTGGACCGTGCCGCTGCGCGCGGGCGGAGTCGTGCTCGGCGAGCTGCGCGTGCGCGGCGAACGGCCGCGCGCAGCGGCCCGCCGACGCGAGCTCCTGGCCCTGGGCGCGGCGGCTTCGGCGGCGCTGGCCGCCGCGCTGACTCACGAGGCGGTGCTGCGCCGCGCCGACCTCGACCCGCTCACGGGCCTGGCGAACCGCGGCCGGCTGTTCGAAGCGCTCGCGCACGAGCTGACTCGCGCCGAGCGCTACGGCCGTGCGCTTTCACTGGTCATGTTCGACGTCGACGGTCTGAAGCGCGTGAACGACCGCTTCGGGCACCCGGCCGGCGACCAGGTGCTGGTGGACGCGGGGCGGCTGGTGACCGAGCGCTCGCGCGCGAGTGACACGGCGGCGCGCTACGGCGGCGACGAGCTCGTGCTGGTGCTGCCCGAGACGCCCCGAGCCGGCGCGCTGGCGGTCGCCGAGAAGATCCGCGCCTCGATCGAAGCGCTGCGCGCGGGCCCCGCGCAGGTCACTGTCTCGGCGGGGGTCGCCACCGCGCCCGAGGACGGCCGTGTCGCGGCGCAGCTCCTGGCCGCGGCCGATGCGCGCCTGTACGCCGCCAAGGCCTCGGGCGGAAACCGTGTGGCGGCCGAGAGTTGA